A portion of the Saccharomyces paradoxus chromosome XV, complete sequence genome contains these proteins:
- the WHI2 gene encoding Whi2p (Protein required for full activation of the general stress response~similar to YOR043W) has translation MDDIITQVSPDNAESAPILQEQQQQQNAQYEGNEEDYGDSLIHLNIQENHYFITRDQLMSLPESLLLCLFPSGVFLDRCGQVITNLTRDDEVYIVNFPPDCFEYIMEIYTKAHDDLPSSSFVSNAKGFFGLSSNNSISSNNEQDILHQKPAIIVLREDLDYYCVPQEEFQFDSTNEENNEDLLRHFMAQVKMAAGSYLTSKTSIFQGLYSSNRLKQQQQQQRIEKEANSSSKAKSTSKKLGPAEQHLMDMLCSSGFTKETCWGNRTQETGKTVISSLSLCRLANETTEGFRQKFSEAKAKWEAEHKPSQDTFITPMQSNISVNSLSASKSNSTISTARNFTSGSTVPATARDKRKSRLSKLADNVRSHSSSRHSSQTRSKPPELPKLYDLVPKPNINAKLLLFWRKPARKCWWGEEDIELEVEVFGSWKDESKKIIELVLPTNVDPEAELHKIIVPVRLHIRRVWTLELSVIGVQ, from the exons ATGGACGATATAATCACGCAAGTTTCTCCAGATAATGCAGAGTCCGCTCCGATTCTACAggaacagcaacaacagcaaaaCGCTCAGTATGAGGGTAACGAGGAGGATTATGGTGATTCATTAATTCATTTGAACATTCAGGAAAACCATTACTTTATCACCAGGGACCAGTTGATGTCTCTGCCTGAATccttattattatgtttATTTCCCTCAGGTGTTTTCTTGGACCGTTGTGGTCAGGTCATCACTAATTTGACCAGAGACGATGAAGTCTATATTGTTAATTTCCCACCAGATTGTTTTGAGTACATCATGGAGATATATACAAAGGCACATGATGATTT GCCATCAAGTAGTTTTGTTTCCAATGCAAAGGGTTTTTTCGGGCTGAGTAGTAACAACTCAATTTCAAGCAATAATGAGCAAGATATTCTACATCAAAAGCCCgctattattgttttgagAGAAGACTTGGATTATTATTGTGTACCTCAGGAGGAATTCCAGTTTGATTCGaccaatgaagaaaataatgaggATTTATTGCGACATTTTATGGCTCAAGTGAAAATGGCTGCTGGCAGTTATTTAACTTCAAAGACATCGATTTTCCAAGGTTTGTATTCTTCGAATAGACTaaagcagcagcagcaacagcagagaattgaaaaagaggctaattcttcttcaaaggcGAAGTCTACCTCGAAAAAATTGGGACCTGCTGAACAACATCTAATGGATATGTTGTGTTCCTCCGGATTTACGAAGGAAACTTGTTGGGGTAACAGAACTCAAGAAACTGGCAAAACAGTCATAAGTTCACTATCTCTTTGTCGATTGGCTAACGAGACCACTGAAGGGTTTAGGCAAAAATTCAGCGAGGCAAAGGCTAAGTGGGAGGCAGAGCACAAGCCCTCTCAAGACACCTTTATCACCCCAATGCAATCCAATATATCGGTTAACTCTTTATCTGCAAGTAAATCTAATAGCACCATTTCCACAGCTAGGAATTTTACAAGTGGAAGTACAGTACCTGCTACAGCGCGTGACAAGAGAAAATCAAGGCTGTCGAAACTAGCAGATAACGTTCGTTCTCATTCCTCCTCAAGACATAGTTCGCAGACCAGAAGTAAACCGCCGGAATTGCCCAAATTGTATGATCTAGTGCCAAAACCTAATATCAACGCAAAGCTGTTATTGTTTTGGAGAAAGCCAGCCCGTAAATGTTGGTGGggtgaagaagacattGAGCTAGAAGTGGAGGTTTTTGGCTCTTGGAAAGAtgaatcaaagaaaatcattgaGTTGGTTTTGCCAACAAACGTGGACCCTGAAGCTGAACTACATAAAATCATTGTACCCGTCCGATTACATATTCGTAGAGTTTGGACTTTAGAGTTGAGTGTTATTGGGGTGCAGTGA
- the IRC23 gene encoding Irc23p (similar to YOR044W), which produces MIEALEIVLLLVIQSLQYICRTCIAFLLIPFLGLYAFDLFLYIYRMTLYLSQMFNYKRKLGRSKRISRPHSPRLHKRYNSGDCMDTVIGQIRDLRIFLLSAIHSHSKRFFSTTLHTKSAINTAVDTTDVETTSDVSSFTNLHLTRSSEEGYYIAGSI; this is translated from the coding sequence ATGATAGAGGCGTTGGAAATAGTTCTACTGCTCGTTATACAATCACTTCAATATATCTGCCGCACATGCATAGCTTTTTTGCTAATACCATTTTTAGGTTTATATGCATTCGACCTCTTTCTGTACATTTATCGGATGACGTTGTATCTGTCACAGATGTTCAATTACAAGAGAAAATTAGGCCGTTCTAAAAGAATTAGTAGGCCGCATAGTCCAAGATTGCATAAGAGATATAACAGTGGGGATTGCATGGACACTGTAATTGGCCAAATAAGGGATTTGaggatttttttgttgtccGCGATCCATAGCCACTCCAAGAGATTCTTCTCTACGACACTTCATACAAAGTCAGCCATTAACACTGCTGTTGACACGACTGATGTCGAAACTACATCAGATGTATCTAGTTTCACAAATCTACATTTAACAAGGTCATCGGAAGAAGGCTATTATATTGCAGGATCGATATAA
- the TOM6 gene encoding Tom6p (Component of the TOM (translocase of outer membrane) complex~similar to YOR045W) — MNGMFAMPGAGAGAASPQQPKSRFQTFKESPLYTIALNGAFFIAGVAFIQSPLMDMLAPQL, encoded by the coding sequence atgaacgGTATGTTTGCTATGCCAGGCGCAGGTGCAGGTGCGGCCTCCCCACAACAACCAAAATCAAGATTCCAAACTTTCAAGGAATCTCCACTATACACAATTGCATTAAACGGTGCCTTTTTCATTGCGGGAGTGGCGTTCATTCAATCTCCACTCATGGACATGTTAGCCCCACAATTATAA
- the DBP5 gene encoding ATP-dependent RNA helicase DBP5 (Cytoplasmic ATP-dependent RNA helicase of the DEAD-box family~similar to YOR046C) gives MSDTKRDPADLLASLKIDNEKEGTSSNEVSTKETDKAQPENAPDPTKPEEKLVPKAEDKKSKEKDSNLISSEYEVKVKLADIQADPNSPLYSAKSFDELGLAPELLKGIYAMKFQKPSKIQERALPLLLHNPPRNMIAQSQSGTGKTAAFSLTMLTRVNPEDASPQAICLAPSRELARQTLEVVQEMGKFTKITSQLIVPDSFEKNKQINAQVIVGTPGTVLDLMRRKLMQLQKIKIFVLDEADNMLDQQGLGDQCIRVKRFLPKDTQLVLFSATFADAVRQYAKKIVPNANTLELQTNEVNVDAIKQLYMDCKNEADKFDVLTELYGLMTIGSSIIFVATKKTANVLYGKLKSEGHEVSILHGDLQTQERDRLIDDFREGRSKVLITTNVLARGIDIPTVSMVVNYDLPTLANGQADPATYIHRIGRTGRFGRKGVAISFVHDKNSFNILSAIQKYFGDIEMTRVPTDDWDEVEKIVKKVLKD, from the coding sequence ATGAGTGACACGAAGAGGGATCCGGCCGATTTACTGGCCTCTTTAAAGATCGATAATGAGAAAGAGGGCACAAGCTCAAATGAAGTTTCAACGAAAGAAACAGACAAAGCCCAACCAGAAAACGCCCCTGATCCAACTAAGcctgaagaaaaactagTTCCAAAAGCTGaggataaaaaaagcaaggAAAAGGATAGTAATTTGATTAGCTCAGAATATGAAGTTAAGGTCAAACTTGCCGATATCCAGGCTGACCCAAATTCTCCGTTGTACAGTGCTAAATCTTTTGATGAATTAGGATTAGCACCAGAATTGCTAAAAGGGATATATGCTATGAAATTTCAGAAACCATCTaaaattcaagaaaggGCGTTGCCGTTATTATTGCATAATCCTCCTAGAAACATGATCGCTCAGTCTCAATCAGGTACCGGTAAGACTGCCgccttttctttaacaaTGCTAACAAGAGTAAACCCAGAAGATGCATCTCCACAGGCAATTTGTTTAGCCCCCTCCAGAGAACTGGCTAGACAAACATTAGAGGTTGTTCAAGAAATGGGTAAATTCACAAAAATAACCAGCCAGTTAATTGTTCCCGAttcttttgagaaaaacaAGCAAATTAACGCTCAAGTAATCGTTGGTACCCCAGGTACAGTTCTTGACCTAATGCGTAGAAAATTAATGCAGTTGCAGAAAATTAagatttttgttttggATGAAGCTGACAACATGTTAGATCAGCAGGGCCTAGGTGATCAGTGTATTCGTGTTAAGAGATTTTTGCCCAAGGATACCCAACTGGTTTTATTTAGTGCTACTTTTGCTGATGCAGTTAGGCAGTACGCGAAGAAGATCGTTCCGAATGCTAATACCTTGGAATTACAAACGAACGAAGTTAACGTCGATGCTATCAAACAACTATATATGGACTGCAAAAACGAAGCAGATAAGTTTGATGTTTTAACCGAGCTCTATGGTTTAATGACAATTGGATCCtctattatttttgttgCCACCAAAAAAACGGCAAACGTCCTATATGGGAAGTTGAAGAGTGAAGGACATGAAGTTTCCATCTTGCATGGTGATTTACAGACACAAGAAAGGGACAGATTAATAGACGACTTCAGAGAAGGTAGATCCAAAGTTTTGATCACTACTAACGTTCTTGCCCGTGGTATCGATATCCCTACCGTCTCAATGGTTGTCAACTATGATCTTCCAACGCTTGCTAACGGACAAGCTGATCCAGCTACTTACATTCACAGGATTGGTAGAACCGGTAGATTCGGTAGAAAGGGTGTTGCCATTTCATTTGTACATGAcaaaaattctttcaacATTCTATCTgcaattcaaaaatacttcGGTGATATAGAAATGACTCGTGTTCCAACGGATGATTGGGATGAAGTCgaaaaaatagtaaaaaaagttttaaaGGATTAG
- the STD1 gene encoding Std1p (Protein involved in control of glucose-regulated gene expression~similar to YOR047C): protein MFVSPPPATARNQVLGKRKSKRHDENSKNVQPSVDIEITKSLPPIGFNNNLPHNNQDINTSNHYSLSSNSGNVRSNNNFVTTPPEYADRARIEIRKRLLPTAGIKPMDVNNATPGNAIIQRITTPDSQSFVSDHSSSYESSIFSHPSTVLTHITTGSSLIDAKTPKFVTEVTLEDALPKTFYDMYSPEVLMSDPANILYNGRPKFTKRELLDWDLNDIRSLLIVEQLRPEWGSQLPTVVTSGINLPQFRLQLLPLRSSDEFIIATLVNSDLYMEANLDRNFKLTSAKYTVASARKRHEEMTGSNEPIMRLSKPEWRNIIENYLLNVAVEAQCRYDFKQKRSEYKRWKLLNSNLKRPDMPPPSLIPHGFLAHDCANSGSLLKKALIKNLQLKNYKNDAKALGAGTQKNVVNKVSLTSEERAAIWFQCQTQVYQRLGLDWKPDKMS, encoded by the coding sequence ATGTTTGTTTCACCACCTCCAGCAACAGCGAGAAATCAAGTATTAgggaaaaggaaatcaaaaagacatgatgaaaattcaaagaatgTGCAACCCAGCGTTGACATCGAAATAACAAAAAGCCTTCCTCCTATAGGGTTCAACAACAATCTTCCACATAATAACCAAGACATAAACACATCAAACCACTATAGTTTGAGCTCCAATTCAGGGAATGTTAGGAGCAACAATAATTTTGTTACCACGCCACCAGAGTATGCAGATAGGGCAAGAATAGAGATTAGAAAGAGGTTACTGCCCACTGCAGGAATTAAACCCATGGATGTAAACAACGCAACTCCAGGAAATGCGATCATCCAACGGATAACTACTCCAGATAGTCAAAGTTTTGTTTCGGATCATTCCTCTTCATACGAATCAAGCATCTTTTCACATCCATCCACTGTTCTTACGCATATCACGACAGGCAGTTCACTAATTGATGCAAAGACGCCTAAGTTTGTCACAGAAGTAACGCTTGAAGATGCTCTACCTAAGACCTTTTATGACATGTATTCTCCTGAAGTTCTTATGTCTGATCCTGCAAATATACTTTACAATGGGCGTCCCAAGTTTACAAAACGTGAGTTGCTAGACTGGGATTTAAACGATATACGGTCTTTGTTAATTGTGGAACAGTTAAGGCCAGAATGGGGATCCCAGTTACCTACAGTAGTGACTTCAGGTATTAATTTACCGCAATTTAGATTGCAATTACTTCCCCTACGTTCCAGTGATGAATTTATAATAGCAACATTAGTTAACTCAGACCTATACATGGAAGCAAATCTGGACCGCAATTTTAAGTTAACAAGTGCGAAGTATACAGTGGCCTCggcaagaaaaagacatGAAGAAATGACGGGATCGAACGAGCCCATAATGCGTCTATCAAAGCCTGAGTGGAGAAATATAATTGAAAACTATTTATTGAATGTTGCCGTCGAGGCCCAGTGTAGATATGACTTTAAGCAAAAGCGCTCTGAATACAAGAGATGGAAATTACTAAACTCAAATTTAAAAAGGCCCGATATGCCCCCTCCAAGCCTCATACCGCATGGTTTTTTAGCGCATGACTGTGCTAACTCAGGTagtcttttgaaaaaggctttaataaaaaatttgcaaCTGAAGAATTACAAAAACGATGCTAAGGCATTAGGTGCTGGtacacaaaaaaatgtcgTTAATAAGGTGTCATTAACTTCAGAAGAGAGGGCAGCCATCTGGTTTCAATGCCAAACACAGGTTTATCAACGATTGGGGTTAGATTGGAAACCTGACAAAATGTCTTAG
- the RAT1 gene encoding ssRNA exonuclease RAT1 (Nuclear 5' to 3' single-stranded RNA exonuclease~similar to YOR048C), with protein MGVPSFFRWLSRKYPKIISPVLEEQPQVVDGVILPLDYSAPNPNGELDNLYLDMNGIVHPCSHPENKPPPETEDEMLLAVFEYTNRVLNMARPRKVLVMAVDGVAPRAKMNQQRARRFRSARDAQIENEAREEIMRQREEVGEIIDDAVRNKKTWDSNAITPGTPFMDKLAAALRYWTAFKLATDPGWKNLQVIISDATVPGEGEHKIMNFIRSQRADPEYNPNTTHCIYGLDADLIFLGLATHEPHFKILREDVFAQDNRKRNNLKDTINMTEEEKQFLQKQNSEQPFLWLHINVLREYLSAELWVPGLPFTFDLERAIDDWVFMCFFCGNDFLPHLPCLDVRENSIDILLDIWKVVLPKLKTYMTCDGVLNLPSVETLLQHLGSREGDIFKTRHIQEARKKEAFERRKAQKNMSKGQDRHPIVATEQLQMYDTRGNLAKGSWNLTTSDMVRLKKELMLANEGNEEAIAKVKEQSDKNNELMKDVSKEEIDDAVSKANKTNFNLAEVMKQKLINKKHRLEKDNEEEEEIAKDNKKIKTEKAESECDLDTEIKDEILADVNDRENSETTEISRDSSIRSTTIVSEGPKNGVFDTDEFVKLFEPGYHERYYTAKFHVTPQDIEQLRKDMVKCYIEGVAWVLMYYYQGCASWNWFYPYHYAPLATDFHGFSHLEIKFEEGTPFLPYEQLMSVLPAASGHTLPKIFRSLMSEPDSEIIDFYPEEFPIDMNGKKMSWQGIALLPFIDQDRLLTAVRAQYPLLSDAERARNIRGEPVLLISNKNANYERFSKKLYSKDNNNNHVIVKFQHFKSGLSGIVSKDVEGFELNGKMVCPIQGGSLPDLSTSLILKMSYRLIPLPSRNKSIILNGFIPSESVLTAYDLDSIMYKYNNQNYSRRWNFGNDLKQNIVPVGPKGITQYKPRTGGYRAFFYFAELSRNNTQPAYNYGRNSYNTQSGFNNSRYDGGNNNYRQNSNYRINNYSGNRNGGQYGGNSYSRNNKQSRYDNSRTNKR; from the coding sequence ATGGGTGTTCCGTCATTTTTCAGATGGTTATCTCGAAAATATCCCAAGATCATATCCCCCGTATTGGAAGAACAACCTCAGGTGGTCGACGGTGTCATATTGCCGTTGGATTATTCTGCCCCAAATCCAAACGGTGAGTTAGACAATCTATATTTGGATATGAATGGTATCGTCCATCCATGTTCGCATCCAGAAAACAAACCGCCTCCAGAGactgaagatgaaatgCTTTTGGCAGTTTTTGAATACACCAACCGTGTGTTAAATATGGCTAGACCACGCAAGGTTCTTGTTATGGCTGTTGATGGTGTTGCTCCTCGTGCCAAAATGAATCAGCAGAGAGCACGTAGATTCAGGAGTGCTAGGGATGctcaaattgaaaatgaagctAGGGAAGAAATTATGAGACAACGAGAGGAAGTTGGTGAAATAATCGATGATGCCGTCaggaacaagaaaactTGGGATTCAAATGCAATTACTCCGGGCACCCCGTTTATGGATAAGCTTGCAGCGGCTCTACGTTATTGGACAGCATTTAAACTGGCCACTGATCCAGGTTGGAAAAACCTGCAGGTTATTATTAGTGATGCTACCGTCCCAGGTGAGGGTGAGCATAAAATCATGAATTTTATTAGGTCTCAAAGAGCTGATCCTGAATATAATCCCAATACAACGCATTGTATATACGGTTTGGATGCtgatttaatttttttgggcCTCGCCACTCATGAGCCACATTTTAAGATTTTAAGAGAAGATGTTTTTGCTCAAGATAAtcggaaaagaaataactTGAAAGATACCATAAATAtgactgaagaagaaaaacagtttcttcaaaagcaaaattcTGAACAGCCTTTCTTGTGGTTGCACATAAATGTTTTGAGGGAATACTTGTCCGCTGAATTATGGGTCCCAGGTCTTCCTTTCACATTTGATTTAGAAAGGGCTATTGACGATTGGGTTTTCATGTGTTTTTTCTGTGGTAATGACTTTTTGCCACATTTACCATGTTTGGATGTCAGGGAAAATAGTATCGATATTCTCTTGGATATTTGGAAGGTGGTACTACcgaaattgaaaacataTATGACCTGTGACGGTGTCTTAAATCTTCCTTCTGTTGAAACATTATTACAACACCTTGGCTCTCGCGAGGGGGACATCTTCAAAACTAGACATATTCAAGAAGccagaaagaaagaagcaTTTGAAAGAAGGAAAGCGCAGAAGAATATGTCAAAAGGCCAAGATAGGCATCCTATAGTAGCTACTGAACAACTGCAAATGTATGATACGCGAGGAAATTTAGCAAAAGGTTCGTGGAACTTGACTACCAGTGATATGGTgagattgaaaaaggaactaATGCTTGCAAATGAAGGGAACGAAGAAGCAATTGCTAAAGTTAAGGAACAGAGTGATAAGAACAATGAACTGATGAAAGATGTTAGCAAGGAGGAAATTGATGATGCCGTTAGCAAGGCTAACAAAACTAACTTCAACCTTGCAGAAGTAATGAAACAAAAACTAATAAATAAGAAACATCGCCTTGAAAAGGataatgaagaggaagaagaaattgctaaggataacaaaaaaattaagacAGAGAAGGCGGAATCGGAGTGCGATCTTGATACAGAGATTAAGGATGAGATTCTAGCAGATGTAAATGATAGGGAAAATTCTGAGACTACGGAAATATCAAGAGATTCCTCCATTCGCAGTACTACGATCGTCAGCGAAGGTCCCAAAAATGGGGTCTTTGACACAGACGAATTTGTCAAGCTATTCGAACCTGGCTACCACGAAAGGTATTACACAGCAAAATTTCACGTTACTCCTCAAGATATTGAACAGTTAAGAAAAGATATGGTAAAATGCTATATTGAAGGCGTTGCTTGGGTATTAATGTATTACTATCAAGGCTGTGCTTCTTGGAATTGGTTCTATCCGTACCATTATGCCCCACTGGCAACAGATTTCCATGGGTTTTCTCATTTGGAGATAAAGTTCGAAGAAGGTACTCCATTTTTACCTTACGAACAATTGATGAGTGTTTTGCCAGCTGCATCTGGCCACACTTtgccaaaaattttccgaTCCTTAATGTCTGAGCCTGATTCTGAGattattgatttttatCCTGAAGAGTTTCCCATAGATATGAATGGCAAGAAGATGTCCTGGCAAGGCATAGCGTTGCTCCCATTCATCGATCAAGACAGACTATTGACAGCAGTTCGTGCACAATATCCTTTACTTTCTGATGCTGAGAGGGCAAGAAATATTCGTGGAGAACCTGTTTTATTAATAAGTAACAAAAATGCTAATTATGAGAGATTTTCGAAGAAATTGTACTCGAAggacaacaacaacaatcaTGTGATAGTGAAGTTTCAACATTTCAAGAGTGGGCTAAGTGGTATCGTATCAAAGGACGTCGAAGGTTTTGAATTAAATGGGAAAATGGTGTGTCCAATTCAAGGTGGGTCACTACCAGATTTATCTACTAGTTTGATTCTAAAGATGTCATACAGATTAATCCCATTACCATCAAGAAATAAGTCCATTATACTAAACGGGTTCATTCCGTCAGAATCGGTCCTAACAGCATATGACCTTGATTCCATAATGTACAAGTACAATAACCAAAATTACTCCCGTCGTTGGAACTTCGGGAATGATCTGAAGCAAAATATTGTTCCAGTAGGACCGAAAGGTATTACTCAATACAAACCAAGAACTGGTGGTTATCGTGCATTCTTTTACTTCGCTGAGCTCAGTAGAAACAATACACAACCCGCCTACAACTATGGTAGGAACAGCTACAACACTCAATCTGGCTTCAATAATAGTAGATATGATGGTGGAAACAATAATTACAGACAGAATTCAAACTATAGGATCAATAACTATTCCGGAAATAGAAACGGTGGACAGTACGGCGGCAACAGCTACTCTCGGAATAACAAGCAAAGTCGGTATGACAATTCAAGAACAAATAAGCGTTAA
- the RSB1 gene encoding phospholipid-translocating ATPase RSB1 (Suppressor of sphingoid LCB sensitivity of an LCB-lyase mutation~similar to YOR049C) has product MSNATNDTLGSLLPQLEAAADSNSLYGGMVPNLRFNITMIVIWGILLAIHVVQLLLRQYWFSVAFICTGILEVLGYIGRTWSHSNVDNMDAFLLNMICLTIAPVFTMGGIYYQLAKLIEVYGHRFSLLPSPMAYSFIFICSDIISLVVQAVGGGLCGVAVTDGTSTTTGNHVFIAGLAIQVASMAIFLMLWFHFLFRIYISVRWEHVNSKPISLSLLKISQTEVDYLYREKFHFLRLEPKRWVFHYFNLAMTVAVLTIFTRCCYRLAELVVGWDGYLITHEWYFIILDALMMAIATVTLTIFHPGFAFKGKSTSIPITPGHVDPETLPHADDVEDILDTSDSKQFDIEKEEFQASMKYPISTFKQFISKMTNLFSSKKKAKL; this is encoded by the coding sequence ATGTCCAACGCCACAAATGATACGTTAGGCAGTCTTCTACCACAGCTCGAGGCAGCAGCTGACAGTAACTCCCTTTATGGTGGTATGGTACCGAACCTTCGTTTTAATATCACTATGATCGTCATCTGGGGTATACTACTGGCAATACATGTCGTACAATTACTGCTGCGCCAGTACTGGTTCTCAGTCGCTTTTATATGCACAGGTATTTTGGAAGTACTTGGATACATAGGGAGGACATGGTCGCATTCTAATGTTGATAACATGGACGCGTTCCTTTTGAATATGATTTGTTTGACTATTGCGCCAGTTTTCACAATGGGTGGCATTTATTATCAACTTGCAAAGCTTATAGAAGTATACGGTCACAGGTTCTCATTACTGCCCTCTCCAATGGCGTAttccttcattttcatatgTTCCGATATCATATCGCTAGTGGTCCAGGCTGTGGGTGGTGGTCTATGTGGTGTAGCGGTCACAGACGGAACCTCCACAACTACTGGCAACCATGTTTTCATTGCAGGTCTGGCCATCCAAGTTGCATCAATGGCCATCTTTCTTATGTTATGGTTTCACTTCCTTTTCcgcatatatatatcagtAAGATGGGAACATGTAAATTCTAAACCCATTTCATTGAGCCTCTTAAAGATATCGCAAACAGAAGTTGATTATTTATACAGGGAAAAGTTCCATTTTTTGAGACTCGAACCTAAACGTTGGGTTTTTCACTATTTCAACCTGGCAATGACCGTGGCAGTACTGACCATTTTCACTCGTTGTTGTTATCGTTTGGCTGAACTAGTTGTTGGGTGGGATGGTTATCTGATCACGCACGAATGGTACTTTATTATCCTAGATGCATTAATGATGGCCATTGCTACGGTCACCTTGACGATTTTTCATCCTGGGTTCGCATTTAAAGGCAAAAGCACTTCGATTCCAATCACACCAGGTCATGTTGATCCTGAAACTTTACCACATGCTGACGATGTTGAAGATATTTTAGACACTTCGGATTCAAAACAgtttgatattgaaaaagaagaattccAAGCAAGCATGAAGTATCCGATTAGCACCTTTAAGCAATTCATTTCTAAAATGACCAACTTATTTTCctctaaaaagaaagccaAACTTTAG
- the ETT1 gene encoding Ett1p (Nuclear protein that inhibits replication of Brome mosaic virus~similar to YOR051C) has protein sequence MAKRPLGLGKQSREKKRKVESGEKKNNEPSRESTPVRSQMSVELDDDADLDDELTQLKGLWSKYFHSDRDDEYVLNGIVHECDRLLRLSEEDSEIKKTLNDVFHGIYALALSELTIFKAGDEEATEEKRRKDVSSFFESAIERIELGLSHFPESQFLKLVLAKIIFQRIPLEYISNLDLKSKDKELDLVEQLEHGKKHFLIYENDNEFTFEVLQMVNDLLDIVENFGREQSIQEGIDSDNEEEEELVDIELEPEHPVYPLQKSLEDNYEWLRNHFDKLLDSTNTDMKIYPSIANTLGELYLKKAEEPSKIFLSLQYDDDGSKKVSDKEAKNAQKTALKHTKKALEYLEKAKLEDDPDTWVQVAEAYIDLGNLLDNETAEQEDAYKTAEEILGKANKASHGKFQDVLDNFLQS, from the coding sequence ATGGCTAAGAGACCCTTAGGATTAGGTAAACAGAgcagagaaaaaaaaagaaaagtggaaagtggtgaaaagaagaacaatGAACCTTCCAGAGAATCCACACCTGTAAGAAGTCAAATGAGTGTTGAGCTTGATGATGATGCTGATTTAGATGACGAGTTGACACAGTTGAAAGGGCTGTGGTCCAAATATTTCCACTCTGATAGGGACGATGAATATGTCTTGAACGGTATCGTCCACGAATGTGACAGATTATTGCGTCtttctgaagaagatagCGAGATTAAGAAGACTCTGAACGATGTCTTTCATGGTATATATGCTCTGGCTCTATCTGAATTGACTATTTTCAAAGCAGGTGATGAGGAAGCcactgaagaaaagagaagaaaagatgtatcgtcattttttgaaagtgCTATCGAAAGGATCGAATTGGGCCTTTCCCATTTCCCAGAATCCCAATTTCTGAAATTAGTTTTGGCAAAGATAATTTTCCAGAGGATCCCTTTGGAATATATTTCTAATCTTgatttgaaatcaaaagataaagaactCGATCTTGTTGAACAGCTTGAACATGGTAAGAAgcattttttaatttatgAAAACGACAACGAATTTACGTTTGAAGTTCTACAGATGGTGAATGATTTATTGGATATTGTCGAAAATTTTGGTCGCGAACAATCTATACAAGAGGGCATAGATAGTGataatgaagaggaagaggaacTGGTTGATATTGAATTGGAACCAGAACATCCTGTCTATCCCCTACAGAAGTCGCTAGAAGATAATTACGAGTGGCTAAGAAATCATTTTGATAAGTTGCTCGACAGCACTAACACAGATATGAAAATATATCCATCAATAGCAAACACTTTAGGTGAATTATACTTAAAGAAAGCTGAAGAACCAagtaaaattttcttaagCCTACAGTATGACGATGACGGTTCCAAAAAAGTTAGCGACAAAGAAGCCAAGAACGCTCAAAAAACCGCATTGAAGCACACAAAAAAAGCTTTGGAGTACTTGGAAAAGGCCAAACTGGAGGATGATCCAGACACCTGGGTTCAAGTCGCCGAAGCGTATATTGATCTAGGTAACCTGCTTGACAATGAAACTGCCGAACAAGAAGATGCTTACAAAACCGCCGAAGAGATCTTAGGCAAAGCCAACAAGGCCTCCCATGGTAAATTCCAGGATGTCCTCGACAATTTCTTACAAAGTTGA